The DNA segment ATCTAACTTTAAACACTATCCGTCAAGGTGAGAACTATCAAGTCGCTTTTATATTATTGAATCAAATGGATTACGCGGCTAAACAAGCAGTCGAAAACGGTGTGGTTTACTTTAATAAAGTTACTGTTCCTGTAAACCTGACCTTTTGGAGCTGTGATAAAACCGTTTATTGTAGATACGGGGAGGGGGAGGATTGTGTTTTAAAACATGTTTTCCCTTTAACAGTTAATTTAACTCCACCTGCTGGGATAGGAGAGTTTATACTCACCGTATTTCGCGACGGCGACTTACTAGTAATACAATTTTTAGAGGTGTAAAGTTTGCTGATTTTTTTCTAATACTTTTTTATCTATTATGGTTTTCCGGGCTTCTATTTTTCTCTATTAGCAAGGATATTGTAGGCTGTATTTTAATAGGCTCTATATATGTTATCACAATTCCAACGGCTTTAAGTTTAGTGAGGGGGAGTGGAGTTTTAGAGGCGGTTACATGTATGCTGATTGCCGTCGTCGTTATATCATTTATTATCCTGATTGTTATCTCACTCGTGTTAAGTTAGAGAAATATACTTGGTTATATGGCTGTAATGATCTCTTATACTGTATTCAGCTACCTCCAGTATAGAGGCGACTTCTTTCTGAGTGAGTAGGGGGCGTCTGTTCTCCTCATATGCGAGAGATCGCTCAGCTGCATAAATGATTGAGGCAGCGAAAACGTAAGGATTTCTTCCCCCTCGCTCCACATGAGGTATTTTATTCAACAGTTCTAACGCTTTTAAATGAAGTTTATGCCAGTATGATTCGGTGATTTGATGTGAGAGTTTAGCTTTTATGAGATCGCTGTTTGAAATCATGGAGATCATTCTTATCAAGTAGTCTTCGCTTCTTCTTACTTTCACTGTGTAACCTAAGTTGATTCTAAGTTTAAGCGCGGTCCTGGTTATTAAACGCTCATTTATTCTATGACCGAGTTTTTGAAACGCTGCACATACCTCTGTTAAAGTTAAAGGGGCGGTGTTTTTTTGCTCTCTAACAGATAGGATAAGGCATACTGCGATTAGAGAAACGTGGTTTACGATTTTAGCCTGATACTTGTTTTTTATTTTTTTATAAAGATACGCCGCGTTATCGCGGATATAAGAGGGGAGATTTAGTAAAGTTGAGATTTGGTTGAGTATTCTGAGTATTCGATACTCTGTTTGTCGGTTGGTGTAACGTGTATAAATATTCTGAGCGTTTTTCAATCTTTGAAGTTGGGTTCGCCGTTTATCTGAGATCTCCCCTAGCCTTAAATTTGAAAGCCTACGTGAATTATAATAGTCGATGTAGCTGCCTAAACCGTCAACTATGTGAAGGCGCTCACCTAAGGCTCCTCTCGACTTAGGATTATTGTTATCTAATAATTCTAAAGGTTGCTGGAATAATTGATCTATTACTAAACCGCATAGTGAACATACATACTCCCCGGTTGTTACAACAACATGTCCCCCGCACTCGGGGCACCTGCTTTCAGTCATAGCTAACACCAAAATGTAAAAGTGAGTAATACTTTAAAACAATAATATAAACTGGGTGTAACTTCAATTAAAGTGAAATATCGTGTTAAAATGAGTTCAGTAATAGTTTTAATAGATTGAAAAATAGGTTAGAGAGTTGGGTGAAAGTATTATATTTTTTTAACAGCAAGGTAGATTGTTTTTTTAAGGTGGGGCGGGAAATAGTTAGTAGGGAAGGTGAATTTTGAAAGTAGCCCTGAAAAAGATATGAAAAGGGCTGTCGAATCTTCTAAGGTTTCCGCCGAGTAAATTTTACCGGTCATTTCAATATCGGCTTTTCCCCCCGCGGGTGGTTTAGAGTAATCTAATGTAAGTTCAACGCGATCGTCTTTATTAAAAGTGTTCAGCTTTCTCGGTAATTCACAAACAAATATTTTGTCCCGGGTATCGGTTTCAGCTTCTAGTCTAATTATATTTTCATTATCAGTGGGGGATATATTTTTTATAATTGCTGTGAAGCTAGCCATTATTTTCACCTCACTTTAAAAGCGGGTATCGAAGCGTTATTTATAAATCATACCTATAGAACTTCGCATCACTTTTAAATTTCATGAAAATATGGTGAATAACAGATTTTAAATTTTAAGGAACAATTTTATTTAAGAGGGAGTGTATAGTAATTTAAAATATTGAAAATGTTTTAATATTGTGAGTATTTAGTTTTACCAAAATGTTATATTAGTGTTACATCTTCAGAGAATTATCTAAAAAAGATTAATTAGGAGAAATGTGAAATGGCGGAAAGCACTGCAGGTAGGAAATTTTTTAGAGAACTGGCCATGATTCTTGAATCATCTGTTTCAGTAAAAACAGAGTCGAATAAAACGTATACTGGAATTCTGAAGGGCTATGATCCCAACACTCTCAGCATCTGTCTAGAGGGGGTTAAAGATGAGACTGGAGCGCAGTACCATAAAGTTTTCTTATATGGAGGAAAGATTACAGAGCTTATTAAAAGCGAGGAGCCTTTCGACCTTGCTGGTCTAGCTAATGAGCTGCAAAAGCTTTTTCCTCCAGGTGAAGTCAAATATATTGAGGACGCCCGTCTAATAACTGTTCTTAATAAGATAAAGGTAACCGAGAGCGGGGTTGAAGGAACAGGGCCTTTAGCGGAACGTGTTAAGAAAGTATTTGATGCATATTACAGTGAAAAACAAAAACAGTGATTCAACTCTTTTTTATAATTGTTTTTCTATTTTTAGCAACATTATCGCGTAGCAGAGGTTGGAAAATGGTTTTTGAAATTATTGAGAGAGATCTCATGGGGAAAATAGGTAGAATTAAAACGAAATCAGGGTATATTGAAACACCGGCTCTTCTACCCGTCGTAAACCCTCTTAAATTAACGATACCACCAAATGAATTGAAAGCTAATTTCAAAGTTCCGGCTATAATTACAAACGCGTATATTCTGAGAAAAAACTGCG comes from the Candidatus Odinarchaeum yellowstonii genome and includes:
- a CDS encoding transcription initiation factor IIB family protein, with protein sequence MTESRCPECGGHVVVTTGEYVCSLCGLVIDQLFQQPLELLDNNNPKSRGALGERLHIVDGLGSYIDYYNSRRLSNLRLGEISDKRRTQLQRLKNAQNIYTRYTNRQTEYRILRILNQISTLLNLPSYIRDNAAYLYKKIKNKYQAKIVNHVSLIAVCLILSVREQKNTAPLTLTEVCAAFQKLGHRINERLITRTALKLRINLGYTVKVRRSEDYLIRMISMISNSDLIKAKLSHQITESYWHKLHLKALELLNKIPHVERGGRNPYVFAASIIYAAERSLAYEENRRPLLTQKEVASILEVAEYSIRDHYSHITKYISLT
- a CDS encoding DNA-directed RNA polymerase subunit G; the protein is MASFTAIIKNISPTDNENIIRLEAETDTRDKIFVCELPRKLNTFNKDDRVELTLDYSKPPAGGKADIEMTGKIYSAETLEDSTALFISFSGLLSKFTFPTNYFPPHLKKTIYLAVKKI
- a CDS encoding Lsm family RNA-binding protein is translated as MAESTAGRKFFRELAMILESSVSVKTESNKTYTGILKGYDPNTLSICLEGVKDETGAQYHKVFLYGGKITELIKSEEPFDLAGLANELQKLFPPGEVKYIEDARLITVLNKIKVTESGVEGTGPLAERVKKVFDAYYSEKQKQ